The following are encoded in a window of Onthophagus taurus isolate NC chromosome 3, IU_Otau_3.0, whole genome shotgun sequence genomic DNA:
- the LOC111420585 gene encoding nuclear transcription factor Y subunit gamma has product MFTKANLYNTLLFFTICACLILDIVGLPIPKQQEPDTVDGLLAGKDFLQVLLDLPTTKTHLDTTSHSITSPTSIELEDYPRHLPIFRKSRSTVKNPEKKEDVRKVINVKISSKESRIYLRKNRIVTTTTTSTTTTTTEKNLIEEEIPILQEERESIIAEANRHEFNVEEMEPITRDAEPGYTEELPANVKSIPVIKKLSDFEKTSELLKELSQEKLKDKLQPFHHTVIYHDNNNNHNNNHNNNNNRRGESNLPRSVSYSAVVQNVQNDHWKNPDTTQSTISSEKMEFQTESWNNNPIIYGQPEQNYEIDEAVSVQTNGRTHGVQPTVQQQQQDQENDKPSSSKSKIGYVIEGRKERRYRVEERTPDGFIVGEFGIVNHDDGLLRGVRYTAEETINPKLIYATLMKFLSL; this is encoded by the coding sequence ATTTGTGCTTGTCTGATCCTGGATATCGTGGGCCTGCCTATACCCAAACAGCAGGAGCCCGATACCGTAGACGGCCTCCTAGCAGGAAAAGATTTCCTCCAAGTACTCCTGGATTTACCAACGACCAAAACCCATCTGGACACCACATCACATTCGATAACTTCCCCAACATCAATCGAACTCGAAGATTATCCGAGACATCTCCCGATTTTTCGAAAGAGTAGAAGTACGGTTAAAAATCCCGAGAAGAAAGAAGACGTGAGGAAAGTGATTAACGTTAAAATTAGCTCGAAAGAATCGAGGATTTATTTAAGAAAGAATCGAATTGTAACAACAACGACGACatcgacgacgacgacgacgacagaaaagaatttaattgaagaagaaattcctATTTTACAAGAAGAAAGGGAGAGTATTATTGCGGAGGCGAATAGACACGAATTTAACGTTGAAGAAATGGAACCAATTACGCGAGATGCAGAACCTGGGTATACTGAAGAACTTCCTGCGAATGTTAAATCAATTcctgttattaaaaaattatcggattttgaaaaaacttcgGAATTACTTAAAGAATTGTCGcaggaaaaattaaaagataaactCCAACCGTTTCATCACACTGTTATTTATcacgataataataataatcacaataataatcataataataataataatagaagaGGAGAATCAAATTTACCAAGATCAGTTTCATATAGTGCTGTGGTCCAAAACGTTCAAAATGATCATTGGAAAAATCCTGATACAACCCAATCCACCATATCGAGTGAAAAAATGGAATTTCAAACCGAATCTTGGAATAATAACCCAATAATTTATGGTCAACCAGAACAAAATTACGAAATAGACGAAGCGGTTAGTGTCCAAACTAACGGAAGAACACACGGGGTACAACCCACGgttcaacaacaacaacaagacCAAGAAAATGATAAACCATCATCGTCGAAATCAAAAATTGGGTATGTTATTGAAGGTAGAAAAGAACGTAGGTATCGTGTTGAGGAAAGAACTCCTGACGGTTTTATAGTTGGTGAATTCGGTATAGTGAATCACGACGATGGTTTATTACGCGGTGTTAGATACACGGCGGAAGAAACGATCAATCCGAAATTGATTTATGCTACATTGATGAAGTTTTTGTCGTTGTGA